CTGCGGGAGCTTGAATGCGTTACTTTCAGAGCTCGGGAACGCGTCGTACGCTTCTCAAAATGTCCTGTGCTCTGCCGCATCTGTGAATCGCCCTCTCGTGCCGGAGAGCTCTACACAAAGACCCACAAGTATGGCAAACTACCAATGGAACAATCCTGTTGATCCTGTGCAATCACATTCATACGTCCACCAACACAATGAGGGCGTCGATGCACTCTTGGGCTTGTCATCGGTAGGGGTGAAGCGTATGGGCTCCTCCTCATTACCGGTATCTGCCTTGCATCAAAGACAGCACGAGAGCCTTTCAAGTACCAAATTCCAAAATTCTTTAGCAGAACCCATGCCCAAGAAGCAACGTCATGAGTTAGCGTCGTTTGGCCCACACTTATCAGCTGGCCCGACTGCAACACGGCGGAAAACCGATCTTTTCGAAAGCCTTGGCAACACGATCAGCCCCGACGTTTCGAGGCGGATGGTTCAAGCGGAAACACTGTCTATGTCACACCCAATACCTAGCATGACACGCCTTCAGGATCTCATGACCCAATCCAACAAAACTCGAGAGGCTCTGAAGGCTCTATCAAGAGAGCAGCAATTGTTAGAGCAGCAGCTAGAAAGGAACACTTGCGACTTTCCCAAATTCGCTTCTTTCACCACATCGCTACAATCGCAATGCAACCAAACAGCATCATTCAATCAGCGCCAGCTCTCGCAGAACATCAACTGTGACAAAATATGGAGTTGCACGAATCAAAACAATGGGAATGAATACGTTCATGTAGTGAATTTATCAAAATGTAAGGCAATGGAATTGGGGCCGTCCAGCAACAATCAGACTATTTGGAATTATCCTGCGATGGAGAGATGAATCCATATTTGTTTACTGGGGAGGCAAAGATTGTAGATCCCTTAGAGTATTAAGCTACAAAGCGCCTTTATACATTAATCAATTTCAGGCTAAATTAATTTTAAATTCTAGTAGTAATCTGTTCCAGCCTTTAAACCAAGAGCTCAGATTTGGTGTAAGTGTACATACATAAAAACATCTATGTAGAAATGTGAAATCGTAACTGTCACATCAGATGCTCATTCCAGGGTTGTCGACAAACTCTTCCTTGTCACCGTCTTTCCTGGGCTGCTGCTTGTCTGATGGTCTGATTTTGTCTGAATCGTTAAGTAGCAGCCCTTGTTCGAGGGAGACCACGCTGGGGTATGAGCTTTGAGCGCTCAAGCATTCTTTGTCGATACAGTCCTTCAGAACTGTCCAATACACAGACCTGACTTTGGACGAATCATTCATAAACTCAAAGTTAAGCAAGCCCGACATGAGAGGTATCTTAGACTCAGCAGATAGAGAAATTTCTATCATCGCGAGCCCAGAATTTGAAGCAGACAAAGCAATTCCGTCCCCAGATCCGGATACATCATACACCAACAGTGGCAAGACAGCTTCACCAAACCTAGCTGCCACACGGCTCGTCAGTTCCCGGTCGAATTCCCTCATCTGTCCATCGGCATGATTGTGTTGCCCTCCTACAGAGTAACCTTTCGCAAAAAAAGAGAAGGTAGTCACGTCTTCTACCAAAGTGGCAAGATGCTGCACGTGTACGTCAGCAGACTGCGCGGGCAAAGCCGGAACCAATGAATCTCGCGCCATACTCGCTCGCAACGCGGAAAAGTCAATAATgcattggcgacgacgccgagCAAGCTCTTCTTTAGCCTGCAAGGCATAGAAACATTTTTCATTGTCTAAGAGCTCCTCATACCGTGCCTTTTTTCGGACACGCGTACTTTTGGCATGCTCGCGATTTCGTGTACGTGTTAGCTCGAGTCTCTCCAATTCACTCAGATTTTCACGCTTGCGACCACGTTGAGGTTTCGATTTCAAAGCGGCTTCGACCTTTTCCTGTCGCACCGAAAGCTCCTGAGATGTCGATGACAAGTTGTCGCTCCTTGAGTCCGTCAAAGAATCAGTGGGTAGCGACCTTGTTTGTGTCTCTGCTGGATGATGCTGAGATGTCAGGAGACCCGAACGCAGTAAATTGAATCGCAGAGCGTGGTTCGAGGCAATCGAAGCTGCACCAACGGCTGCAGCAGCTTGCAAGGCAGCGAGCTGTTGCTGTGAACTTTGCGCTTGCAAGATCGCAAATCTTGAATTGCCATAAAGCTGATTCGGGGTGGGTGCGAGGGGAGGAGGAAAAGACGCGGTCCGACAATGGGTCGACGATGTTGGCTCTTGGGATGTAGATCGACCGGATACAGGAACTTCATTCTGACTTTTACCAGAGGGTCGCTCGTTCCTGGGAGTAGATTCCGATCGAATCTTCAGCAGCGCCGATGCCATGAGAGACTCAGCTTCCGTTGGTTGGCGGTCACCCCAGGATATGTGGTCACTAACTGTATACaaggcgtcgtcgttgctcGCTATAAAGAAAATTTGCAAAGCGTCAGATTGTGACAAACAGAAATACGATATGTACGAGGGGATTGGTCGAAGATATTTCCGAATTGCTTCAAGCATGAAAGTATAAGATTCACGTCACAAAGACGTGCGACTTATAGCTGTGTACGGGATTGAGTCCCGTACAATAAACAATGATAGAGAATACTTAGATAGTTCGACGTGACGAGACCTTTTGTAATCCAAAAACGCGGAAGTATTCGATGACGCGTTCAAGAAGGAACCTCCGCAAGATTCTTAAGCATGACCATGGTTAAAGCCAAGCAGGCGAGGAGAGCGAAATGGATATCCTTCATAGCCTTCTATATTGCTATTCCTGTTACCCTTTTAAAGTCTGAAAGCATTGTCTGTCGACGGATTTGTGGAAGAAGGAAGATCATGACCAACGAGAAAACAAGGACTTGGCATTTCATTTGCAATCAGACCTAGAAATGATTCCGGTTCGAGACTTAATTTGACCCGAAAGAAGACGACAAAAACAATGCTAGTGGGAAAGGAGCTGCATGGAAGGCCCAGGTAGTCAACGCATTTGCTCCTGCGCTTGTCCCATCGAAATTTGAGACGTACGAACAAGAAATCTCTACTCTATCCCTCTCTCCTGCATTCTTTCAATGGCATGTTCGTTCATACAATAGGAACTGTCGCCATCTACTTACCCATTTTCTTCTTGTAAGTTCGGTTTAATAAAAGCAGAGGTAGAGTACTGCTGTCTTCCACactcaaacaaaaaagtGACAGATGGTGTTGGGCTGGTGTTTACCCTTCACGGAAGACTGTGGAAGCCTTTTGTTACAAACAAAACATTGCCAGATGTCGCTGACGGATGCCAATTGCAAGGAGGAAGGCGAACGCTTTCTCAGAGAAATCTTGACGTAAGACGATCGAGTCAACGCGGGAAATCTTATACAAGCTCATAACCCTCTGCAGCTTTTTTGGTTAAATATAAAGTCTCAGCAGACGGTATCCAGATGTTCTTGAAGATGATATCCCTTTTTGGGTTGAATGACGCAAGCAGAATTCTTCTCATTGGCATGTGGCTGTCCATGAGCAGGTGCAACAGGACATATTTCGTTGGCTGACGTTTAACTTTTTGTTATTTTTCTGTTGGGAATTCCCGAAATTCAACTTTGTGCGTTATCCCTCGTTCTATTACAGAAGAAACTTTACCTTGTGTCACAACTTACATATAATACGGTAACCCCAGCCAATAGTTAACCACAATCTTGCATTTTACTCATCTTCAAGTCACTGCAACAACGATGTGTTCATATTACAAAAACGGTTACGGAATCAGCTTTTATCCCTATTATCAATGAGACTTGACAAATGACATCCTTTGAAACGAACTATTTTCCATTGCGTATCACCGTCAATTTGTCTTCTACAAATATCCTTCTGAGACAAATTGTGTTGTCTTTCATATTGCAAAGCTATTATCAGTAGTTACCTTTGAGCGGACCTCTACAAATTTTCTAGTTTGTGAATCAAAAGGGTCCCAGCGCTTGGCTACTACTACCGCTGCTACCAGCGATGAGCGATTTTGTGCAGTCCATTAAACCTTTGCATCCAACTAGCTCGTAGGAGCTACAATGGAGGAGGAGCAACAGCTTTCAACAACACACCCGCAGCATTGGGCACGGCCAATACAATGAAGCGACCCCTGACAGCGAATTTCCCTTGTACCATCACAGACGAGAGACTGTTACTGCTCTGATTTTGGTGCAATCTGGAGTTGACACGATTTGAAAACGCTTCCTCCTATTAGGCACTGACCTCACCAAATTCTCAATAACTATTGGTACCGCAGGTTACCATAGTCGTTGATTCTTGCATTGCCCTCACATCGACAACTGGCCGAGTCAAACCAAGAAAACACTCCAGCCTAACTTGCCGTCCTTCATTGTGTTTGTGTATTGTAGCCAATTTGGCTTTGCAGGAAGACAGAGGTTCTGGAAATTTAAGGTTGCCTCTCTCCAAAGATCGCAGGAAGCATCGTTTAAGTTGGCAGTCGTGGGAGCCTTGATTCTGAGCTCGGCACTTGGTTCCAAAAGAGATAGCAccaaacttttccaaatcTCGGGAAGGTATCGAAAATATTCTTTTTTTACCTCCAAGTCGGATTTTATATACCTTCCAACTCTTTCCACAACCAAAAGACCCGTTTCTGCCGTAAACGGAGACCCGCCTGCAAACATGGCATATACTAGACAACCGTACGACCACAAGTCAACGGCGATTGTCAGACGACACAGTGGGTTTCCGCGAATGATCTCGGGACTGGCGTAACTGGTCGACCCTTGGTAGCACACGGGCTGATCCCCAATGCTTTCTTTCTTGTTGCGATTACGCGCAAGATCCACAGCGGCTCCAAAATCGGCGAGTCGAACCTCACCCCGCTCGGTCAGGAGAATATTGCTGGGTTTAACGTCTGCGTGTACTATTTCTCGATCGTGAAGGAACGCGAGGGCCATCCATATTTCTCTCGCATAGTACGAGACGCTCTGCTGCCATTGGGTGTCCACGCAGACGTGCATTCCCGTGTGTAGCTGTTGTTGTCGCAAAAGACCTTGGAGGTCGCCGCCACGACAACACTCTAGCACCAGGTAGAGGCATTCCGCGTCGTGGAACGACGAGTACAGCTGTACTATACGGTTACAGCTACGGAGCTCGCGTAGGAGTCGTTGTTCTTGCAGAACAGAGTCTCTCCAAGCGGGATTCCTCACGAGCGAATGcttgtcgacgactttgatGGCAACATCGCGACCGTCCACTTTGTGCCGTCCATGGACAACACGGCCAAACGACCCTTCCCCGATTACCGCTCCCACAAAGTAGTCATCCGTCCGAACCCACGAGGCTGTGGTCATCCTCTAGACCAAAAACATTCCCAGGAAGGAGACAATAGAAGACAACCTGGGTCGctttttcactgtcaattccgGATCACGGTAGGCATAAAAGCGGAATTCGAAGTTGCGATCGTCGACAGTCGGGTGCGCTTTCGTTGTCGCAGCCACGTTTCTAAGAGTAAAATAATAGGTAGAGTTGATCATGATAGAGATTGCCTTTCGGGACTTCTTACAGGGACTCGAATCAGCCAATAAAACTCCCTTTCTCTTACGTGTTCTTCCTGCATCAGGAGTGCGGTATTCTAGTGGACGCTGCCAGGACCTGACCATGGCGCTGCCTGGAAAACAAATCGTTCTCTTGCAAGCAATCAGCCAGTCGATCGCATATAAAAACTAACTTGCCCAGCGTTCCCCTttgccgtttcttcttgaatATGAGCGCGTTCGCGCACCGGATTCCGGCGTCTTGGGCGACCGCCGCAGCCAGCGTTCCCCTTCTGGTATGGGGCCGAGACTCGCTCTTTGGCCTGTGTCGTGTCCACGGCACATCCATGGAACCGGCGATAAAGGAAGGAGACATTCTACTCGTACGAAAGGCTGACCGAGGATTACTTTTGGAGTCGCTCGCGTACCTTGTTCACGGCGAAGCCGAGACTGATGCTGTCGACACGGAAGAACGTGCACGTCTTCTACGCTTCGATGCCATACACGGTGCAGGCGATCACGTCCCCATGTCGAGGCTTTATGAGAACCCTCCTCTGGCACTGGCGGGACACGTGGTGGTATACAAGTCACCGTCGGCGGCCTTGCCGGATGAACTTTTGGTCAAGCGTGTCACAGGGGTTGGTGGGCAGCATTTACGCAATCAATACGGACGTCGTATTCAGTTGATACCTCCCTATACAATCTATATGGAAGGAGACAATAAGGAAAATAGTGACGACAGTCGCAAAACGGGCCCAATCAGTAAAAATCTCGTGGTGGGAATTGCGGAATATGTGGTCTGGCCGCCATATCGGTGGAGACGGATAATACGCGAGCAAGCATGTGA
The genomic region above belongs to Phaeodactylum tricornutum CCAP 1055/1 chromosome 16, whole genome shotgun sequence and contains:
- a CDS encoding predicted protein produces the protein MNEHSRDLIKRASETEANFDNHFFGSSNSFGSLFSLALARQNSSCGSLNALLSELGNASYASQNVLCSAASVNRPLVPESSTQRPTSMANYQWNNPVDPVQSHSYVHQHNEGVDALLGLSSVGVKRMGSSSLPVSALHQRQHESLSSTKFQNSLAEPMPKKQRHELASFGPHLSAGPTATRRKTDLFESLGNTISPDVSRRMVQAETLSMSHPIPSMTRLQDLMTQSNKTREALKALSREQQLLEQQLERNTCDFPKFASFTTSLQSQCNQTASFNQRQLSQNINCDKIWSCTNQNNGNEYVHVVNLSKCKAMELGPSSNNQTIWNYPAMER
- a CDS encoding predicted protein, with amino-acid sequence MASNDDALYTVSDHISWGDRQPTEAESLMASALLKIRSESTPRNERPSGKSQNEVPVSGRSTSQEPTSSTHCRTASFPPPLAPTPNQLYGNSRFAILQAQSSQQQLAALQAAAAVGAASIASNHALRFNLLRSGLLTSQHHPAETQTRSLPTDSLTDSRSDNLSSTSQELSVRQEKVEAALKSKPQRGRKRENLSELERLELTRTRNREHAKSTRVRKKARYEELLDNEKCFYALQAKEELARRRRQCIIDFSALRASMARDSLVPALPAQSADVHVQHLATLVEDVTTFSFFAKGYSVGGQHNHADGQMREFDRELTSRVAARFGEAVLPLLVYDVSGSGDGIALSASNSGLAMIEISLSAESKIPLMSGLLNFEFMNDSSKVRSVYWTVLKDCIDKECLSAQSSYPSVVSLEQGLLLNDSDKIRPSDKQQPRKDGDKEEFVDNPGMSI
- a CDS encoding predicted protein, which translates into the protein MTTASWVRTDDYFVGAVIGEGSFGRVVHGRHKVDGRDVAIKVVDKHSLVRNPAWRDSVLQEQRLLRELRSCNRIVQLYSSFHDAECLYLVLECCRGGDLQGLLRQQQLHTGMHVCVDTQWQQSVSYYAREIWMALAFLHDREIVHADVKPSNILLTERGEVRLADFGAAVDLARNRNKKESIGDQPVCYQGSTSYASPEIIRGNPLCRLTIAVDLWSYGCLVYAMFAGGSPFTAETGLLVVERVGRYIKSDLEVKKEYFRYLPEIWKSLVLSLLEPSAELRIKAPTTANLNDASCDLWREATLNFQNLCLPAKPNWLQYTNTMKDGKLGWSVFLV